From one Marinobacter sp. LV10MA510-1 genomic stretch:
- the gltB gene encoding glutamate synthase large subunit: MTTGLYQLGEFKDNCGFGLIAHTKGEASHQLLQTAIESLTCMTHRGGIAADGKTGDGCGLLLQSPDSFLRKIARAQFGKEPGDLFAVGQVFLSPNESQAGAAKAVLEKRLCEQGLEVMGWRNVPVDTSFLGPMALDCMPRIEQVFVLPAGKPESDFAISLFVGRRFAERDLADDSEFYICSLSHRTLAYKGLMMPADLANFYRDLDDPDLQTAICVFHQRFSTNTMPRWPLAQPFRYLAHNGEINTIDGNRNWAIARAAKFSSPRLPDLKTLQPLVNLTGSDSSSMDNMLEVLLAGGVDLFRAARMMVPPAWQNVDTMDADLRAFYEYNSMHMEPWDGPAGLVLTDGRYALCMLDRNGLRPARWVHTKNDFLTVASEIGTYGYKPDDVVAKGRVGPGQMLAIDTETGEILHTRDIDQRLKTAQPYKRWLRENALRVESTLHQDAPDFELLGADEILVHQKMFNVSFEERDQILRPLGENGQEAVGSMGDDTPMAVLSSKVRHLADYFRQKFAQVTNPPIDPLREAIVMSLETCLGAERNVFEEAAEHADRVILNTPVLSPAKFQRMRVNKRPGFAVATIPLSYAPEEGLQQAVRRVCATAEQAVRDGKSQILLSDSDLQQGQLPVNALMATGAVHHHLVAQGLRCDSNIVVETGWARDPHHFAVLFGFGATAVYPYLAYQVLNDLIRTGEMLVDPIDAKNNYRKGINKGLLKILSKMGISTIASYRGAQLFEAIGLADEVADLCFKGVPCRIQGADFYDFQHDQEQLAKLAWKPRKPLSPGGILKYVHGQEYHAFNPDIVAKLQDAVTSGDYRQYQEYAGLVNHRPVATLRDLLGLREGIQPVDLADVEPVEKIFTRFDSAGMSLGALSPEAHEALAVAMNTLGGRSNSGEGGEDPARYGNEKRSKIKQIASGRFGVTAEYLRSADVMQIKIAQGAKPGEGGQLPGGKVNALIARLRYSVPGVTLISPPPHHDIYSIEDLAQLIFDLKQVNPQALVSVKLVSEPGVGTIAAGVVKAYADLITVSGYDGGTAASPLSSIRYAGSPWELGLAETQQALRANDLRGRVRLQTDGGIKTGLDVVKAAILGAESFAFGTTPMVALGCKYLRICHLNNCATGVATQNEQLREDHFKGTVEMAMNFFRFVAEETREWMAQLGVRSLQELVGRTDLLVRLPGDTERQRKLDLSRLLNNDQIPADKPQTCQMARNEPFDKGTLAEKMLSDVRSAIDNKSGGAWSYRVTNCDRSIGARLSGEIAALHGNQSMADAPITLDLTGTAGQSFGVWNVAGLNLILEGDANDYVGKGMTGGKLVLYPPRGSVFTARETAIIGNTCLYGATGGKLFSAGTAGERFAVRNSGAHAVVEGAGDHCCEYMTGGLVTVLGSTGHNFGAGMTGGFAYVLDQNNTFVDKYNHELVEIQRISSEDMEAYRNHLRSVIREHIAETASEWGQQLLANFDDYIGRFWLVKPKAANLRSLLANTRARPE, from the coding sequence ATGACAACTGGCTTGTACCAACTCGGTGAATTCAAAGATAACTGTGGCTTTGGCCTGATTGCTCACACCAAGGGCGAAGCCAGCCACCAATTGCTACAAACCGCCATTGAGTCGCTAACCTGTATGACTCACCGCGGCGGCATTGCCGCCGATGGCAAAACCGGCGATGGTTGTGGGCTGTTGTTGCAAAGCCCGGACAGTTTTCTACGCAAGATTGCCCGCGCACAGTTTGGCAAGGAACCCGGTGATCTGTTCGCGGTGGGCCAAGTGTTTCTGAGCCCGAATGAAAGCCAGGCAGGCGCCGCAAAGGCGGTTCTGGAAAAGCGCCTGTGTGAACAGGGGCTGGAGGTGATGGGTTGGCGCAATGTGCCTGTGGATACCTCTTTTCTGGGCCCCATGGCGCTGGATTGCATGCCACGCATTGAGCAGGTGTTTGTATTGCCTGCGGGCAAGCCCGAAAGTGACTTTGCCATCAGCCTGTTTGTAGGTCGCCGCTTTGCCGAGCGCGATCTGGCTGACGACAGCGAATTCTATATTTGTAGCCTGTCGCACCGCACGCTGGCGTACAAAGGCTTGATGATGCCTGCGGACCTGGCGAACTTCTATCGCGATCTGGACGACCCGGATCTGCAAACCGCTATTTGCGTATTCCACCAGCGCTTCTCCACCAACACCATGCCGCGCTGGCCGCTGGCACAGCCATTCCGTTACCTTGCTCACAACGGCGAGATTAACACCATTGATGGCAACCGTAATTGGGCGATTGCCCGTGCTGCAAAATTCAGCTCGCCGCGCCTGCCGGACCTGAAAACGTTGCAACCTCTGGTCAACCTGACCGGCTCCGATTCGTCCAGCATGGACAACATGCTGGAAGTGCTGCTGGCAGGCGGTGTTGATCTGTTCCGCGCCGCGCGGATGATGGTGCCGCCGGCCTGGCAAAACGTAGACACCATGGACGCAGACTTGCGCGCCTTCTACGAATACAACTCCATGCACATGGAACCCTGGGACGGCCCTGCCGGCCTGGTATTAACCGACGGCCGCTACGCCTTGTGTATGCTTGACCGCAACGGCCTGCGCCCGGCGCGTTGGGTACATACCAAAAACGATTTTCTCACCGTCGCTTCGGAAATCGGCACCTACGGTTACAAACCGGATGACGTGGTAGCAAAGGGTCGCGTTGGCCCCGGGCAGATGCTGGCCATTGATACAGAAACCGGCGAGATTCTGCACACCCGCGATATCGATCAGCGTCTGAAAACGGCTCAGCCTTATAAACGCTGGCTGCGGGAAAACGCTCTGCGGGTAGAGTCCACGCTGCATCAGGACGCCCCGGATTTCGAACTGCTGGGCGCCGACGAAATTCTGGTGCACCAGAAGATGTTCAACGTGTCATTTGAAGAACGCGACCAGATACTGCGCCCTTTGGGCGAGAACGGTCAGGAAGCCGTGGGCTCCATGGGCGACGATACGCCAATGGCGGTGTTGTCGAGCAAAGTGCGTCACCTGGCGGACTATTTCCGCCAAAAGTTTGCCCAGGTTACCAACCCGCCCATCGATCCACTGCGCGAAGCCATCGTGATGTCGCTGGAAACCTGCTTGGGTGCCGAGCGCAATGTGTTTGAAGAAGCGGCCGAGCACGCCGATCGGGTGATTCTGAATACACCGGTGCTGTCGCCGGCAAAATTCCAGCGTATGCGGGTAAATAAACGCCCCGGCTTTGCGGTAGCAACAATCCCATTGAGCTATGCCCCGGAAGAAGGTCTTCAGCAGGCCGTCAGGCGCGTGTGCGCCACTGCAGAACAGGCGGTGCGCGATGGCAAATCGCAGATTCTTCTGAGTGACAGCGATTTGCAGCAAGGCCAGCTTCCCGTGAACGCCCTCATGGCGACCGGCGCCGTGCACCACCACCTTGTGGCTCAAGGCTTACGCTGCGACTCCAATATTGTGGTAGAAACCGGTTGGGCGCGAGACCCTCACCATTTTGCGGTGCTGTTCGGTTTTGGCGCCACGGCGGTGTATCCATACTTGGCGTACCAGGTGCTTAATGACCTGATTCGCACCGGCGAAATGCTGGTCGACCCCATCGACGCCAAGAATAACTATCGTAAAGGCATCAACAAAGGCCTGCTCAAAATCCTGTCCAAAATGGGCATCTCCACCATTGCCTCTTATCGCGGAGCGCAGCTTTTTGAGGCCATCGGGCTGGCCGATGAAGTGGCTGACCTGTGCTTCAAGGGCGTGCCCTGCCGGATTCAGGGCGCCGATTTCTACGACTTCCAGCACGACCAGGAACAACTGGCCAAGCTGGCGTGGAAGCCACGCAAGCCTCTTTCACCCGGTGGCATTCTGAAGTACGTACACGGTCAGGAATATCACGCTTTCAATCCGGATATTGTGGCCAAGTTGCAAGACGCTGTTACCAGCGGCGACTACCGCCAGTATCAGGAATACGCCGGGTTGGTTAATCATCGGCCGGTGGCTACGTTGCGGGATCTGCTTGGGCTGCGCGAAGGCATTCAGCCGGTGGACCTGGCCGACGTTGAGCCGGTAGAGAAAATTTTCACCCGCTTTGATTCGGCTGGAATGTCCCTGGGTGCACTGTCACCAGAGGCCCATGAGGCCCTGGCGGTGGCTATGAACACCCTGGGTGGGCGCTCCAATTCCGGTGAGGGTGGCGAAGATCCGGCTCGCTATGGCAACGAGAAACGCTCCAAAATTAAACAGATAGCCTCAGGCCGTTTCGGCGTTACCGCTGAATATCTGCGCAGCGCAGACGTTATGCAGATCAAAATTGCCCAGGGCGCCAAGCCGGGCGAGGGTGGTCAGCTACCAGGCGGTAAAGTGAACGCGTTGATTGCTCGTTTGCGTTATTCGGTGCCGGGCGTAACGCTGATTTCGCCGCCACCACACCACGACATTTACTCTATCGAGGATTTGGCCCAGCTGATTTTTGATCTGAAGCAGGTTAACCCGCAAGCGTTGGTTTCGGTGAAGCTGGTGTCTGAGCCGGGCGTGGGCACTATTGCAGCGGGTGTCGTTAAAGCCTACGCGGATCTGATTACGGTGTCTGGTTATGATGGCGGCACGGCGGCCAGCCCGCTAAGCTCTATCCGTTATGCCGGTTCGCCTTGGGAACTGGGGTTGGCGGAAACCCAACAGGCCCTGCGAGCCAACGATTTGCGCGGCAGAGTTCGCCTGCAAACCGACGGTGGCATAAAAACCGGCCTGGATGTGGTAAAGGCCGCCATCCTGGGTGCCGAGAGCTTTGCGTTTGGCACCACGCCGATGGTAGCGCTGGGTTGTAAATACCTTCGAATTTGCCACCTGAACAACTGCGCCACTGGCGTAGCCACCCAGAATGAGCAGCTGCGCGAGGATCACTTCAAAGGCACGGTGGAAATGGCGATGAACTTCTTCCGCTTTGTAGCGGAAGAAACTCGCGAATGGATGGCACAGCTGGGAGTGCGTTCCCTGCAGGAACTGGTAGGCCGCACCGACCTTCTGGTGCGTCTGCCGGGTGATACCGAGCGCCAGCGCAAACTGGACCTGAGCCGCTTGCTAAACAACGATCAGATCCCGGCGGATAAACCGCAAACCTGTCAGATGGCGCGCAACGAACCCTTTGACAAAGGCACGCTTGCGGAAAAAATGCTCAGTGACGTCCGCAGCGCCATAGACAACAAAAGCGGTGGTGCCTGGAGCTACCGGGTAACGAACTGTGACCGCTCCATTGGCGCGCGGCTGTCGGGTGAAATTGCCGCACTGCATGGCAACCAAAGCATGGCGGACGCCCCCATCACGCTGGATTTGACCGGTACCGCTGGCCAGAGCTTTGGTGTCTGGAACGTCGCCGGTCTGAACCTGATACTGGAAGGCGACGCCAACGATTATGTGGGCAAAGGCATGACCGGCGGCAAGCTGGTGCTTTACCCGCCCCGGGGCAGTGTTTTCACGGCCCGGGAAACCGCGATTATTGGTAACACCTGTTTGTATGGCGCCACCGGCGGCAAGCTGTTTTCAGCCGGTACAGCCGGCGAGCGCTTTGCCGTGCGCAATTCCGGCGCCCATGCGGTGGTAGAAGGTGCAGGCGACCATTGCTGTGAGTACATGACAGGCGGCCTGGTGACGGTACTGGGCAGTACTGGACACAACTTCGGCGCGGGTATGACTGGTGGTTTTGCCTATGTGCTGGACCAGAACAATACCTTCGTTGACAAATACAACCACGAGCTTGTGGAGATACAGCGAATCTCCAGTGAAGACATGGAAGCCTATCGCAATCATTTGCGCAGCGTTATTCGTGAACACATTGCGGAAACCGCCAGTGAGTGGGGCCAGCAGCTGTTGGCGAATTTCGACGATTACATTGGTCGGTTCTGGCTGGTGAAGCCCAAGGCCGCAAACTTGCGCAGCCTGCTGGCCAACACCCGGGCGCGCCCGGAATAA
- the aroK gene encoding shikimate kinase AroK, giving the protein MLLPKRVILVGPMGAGKSTIGRMLARELGYRFLDTDRIIEERCGANIPWIFDVEGEDGFRQRETAMLSELSTEAGIVLATGGGAVTRDVNHELLRRNSVIVYLRTSVEHQVERTRKDRNRPLLQTADPEAVLRHLFAIRDPIYTELATITMYTDRKSPRLVVRQLINLLNPKTPRHIRQIRKEGRHHA; this is encoded by the coding sequence ATGTTGTTGCCCAAGCGAGTTATTCTGGTTGGTCCCATGGGGGCCGGTAAAAGTACCATCGGCCGTATGCTGGCGCGTGAGCTGGGCTACCGCTTTTTGGATACCGACCGAATTATTGAAGAGCGCTGCGGTGCCAATATTCCCTGGATTTTTGACGTAGAGGGTGAAGACGGCTTCCGCCAGCGCGAAACCGCCATGCTGAGCGAACTGTCTACCGAGGCCGGTATCGTTCTGGCTACGGGCGGAGGCGCGGTTACGCGCGACGTAAATCACGAACTGCTGCGCCGTAATTCAGTGATTGTTTACCTGCGCACCTCGGTTGAGCACCAGGTAGAACGCACTCGCAAAGACCGCAATCGTCCGCTGTTGCAAACAGCGGATCCGGAAGCCGTGCTGCGCCATCTGTTTGCAATCCGTGACCCCATTTACACTGAGTTGGCCACCATCACCATGTACACGGATCGCAAGAGCCCGCGCTTGGTGGTGCGCCAACTGATTAATCTGCTGAACCCGAAAACACCCCGCCATATACGCCAGATTCGAAAGGAAGGTCGTCATCATGCCTGA
- a CDS encoding pilus assembly protein PilP: MTVNHAGKACLGLCLALSLTACSQSSGFSDLDVFMEETRAKPRGFVEPLPEFNAYEAFSYSAADQRSPFEPPIDVQLTMISEQEQQAMSDVKPDLDRPREVLENFDLKDLDMVGTLRNSAGTLFALLKDNSGGIHRINSGNFIGKNYGRIVGVGETRVELLEIVPDGRGGWVERPRQLSLDEGDSDGAAR; this comes from the coding sequence ATGACGGTAAACCATGCCGGAAAAGCCTGTCTGGGCCTGTGCCTGGCATTGTCGCTGACAGCCTGCTCCCAGAGCAGCGGCTTTTCCGATCTTGACGTGTTTATGGAAGAGACCCGCGCAAAACCCCGGGGTTTTGTCGAACCATTGCCGGAGTTCAACGCTTACGAGGCGTTTAGCTATTCGGCGGCAGATCAGCGCTCGCCGTTTGAGCCGCCCATCGACGTGCAGTTGACGATGATCAGCGAGCAGGAACAGCAAGCGATGAGTGACGTAAAGCCGGATCTGGACCGGCCGCGGGAAGTGCTGGAAAACTTCGATCTGAAAGATCTGGATATGGTGGGCACCCTGCGTAACAGTGCAGGCACGCTGTTTGCCTTGTTAAAAGACAACAGTGGCGGCATTCACCGTATCAACAGCGGCAATTTTATCGGTAAAAACTACGGTCGTATTGTGGGTGTAGGCGAGACCCGCGTCGAACTGTTGGAAATCGTGCCCGACGGCCGTGGCGGATGGGTAGAACGCCCGCGCCAACTGTCGCTGGACGAAGGTGATAGCGATGGAGCGGCACGATGA
- the pilQ gene encoding type IV pilus secretin PilQ, producing the protein MNNSNMNAQKCLKPRLAMFKKLNVIVCALTVGFLSSLASAATLQDVSFSSLPGDRLEVTLQFDGPPPEPTGYTIERPARIAVDLKDTTSALGARSLPLGSGNAQSMTVVETNDRTRLIFNLIELVPYTTQRDKNSLVMIIGGDSADVASDVSGSDVASPVASSADAAPALVGVDFRRGAQGEGRVVVRLASATTQVDLSELGGKIRLTMPDLTVPERLRRRLDVTDFATPVQRIDTFIEGGSAVIEIRPEGDYDYIAYQSGNEFTVSVERLSEEEAETRREEKFPYSGEKLSLNFQDIEVRSVLQLIADFTGLNLVASDTVGGSITLRLQNVPWDQALDLILKTKGLDKRQIGNVLLVAPADEIAARERLELETSKQIAELAPVRLDIIQVNYAKAAEVVALVQADQELISSRGFISSDARTNTISVRETIEKLDEIRRLVSTWDVPGRQVSIEARIVRAQTSVAESLGVRWGGASYGNNGNNETIVGGSLETVGGVMSADGANSTSVTFPGALAVDLGVSGDSASSFAVGFSGGDFLVDLELSALESDGKAEIVSQPRVVTADRQTASIKSGTEIPYQEASSSGATTTSFKEAVLSLEVTPQITPDDKIIMDLEVNQDSRGEDTPDGPAINTNSVTTQVLVANGETIVLGGIFESTNTETTTKTPFLGDIPYLGRLFKRTQSTELRSELLIFITPKIIKNDLVR; encoded by the coding sequence ATGAATAACAGCAATATGAATGCACAAAAATGCTTGAAGCCGAGGCTAGCGATGTTCAAAAAACTCAACGTAATTGTCTGCGCGTTAACCGTTGGGTTTTTGTCCAGCCTGGCTAGCGCTGCCACTTTGCAGGATGTGTCGTTTTCTTCTTTACCCGGGGATCGGCTGGAAGTGACTTTGCAGTTTGACGGCCCACCGCCTGAGCCGACGGGTTACACCATTGAACGCCCGGCCCGTATTGCGGTAGACCTGAAAGACACCACCAGCGCTCTGGGTGCCCGCAGCCTGCCGCTGGGTAGCGGGAATGCGCAAAGCATGACCGTTGTTGAAACCAACGACCGCACCCGCCTTATTTTCAACCTGATTGAGCTGGTTCCTTACACCACACAGCGCGATAAAAACTCGTTGGTTATGATTATTGGCGGCGATTCCGCCGACGTAGCCAGTGACGTTTCTGGATCTGACGTTGCCAGCCCTGTTGCCTCGTCAGCGGACGCAGCGCCGGCGTTGGTGGGCGTTGATTTTCGTCGCGGCGCACAAGGTGAAGGCCGTGTGGTGGTGCGTCTGGCCAGTGCGACGACTCAGGTTGACCTGAGCGAGCTGGGCGGAAAAATTCGCCTGACCATGCCGGATCTGACCGTGCCCGAGCGCCTGCGCCGCCGTCTGGACGTCACAGATTTCGCCACGCCGGTACAACGGATCGACACCTTTATTGAGGGTGGCAGTGCGGTCATAGAAATTCGTCCGGAAGGTGATTACGACTACATTGCGTACCAGTCTGGCAACGAATTTACCGTGAGTGTTGAACGGCTAAGCGAGGAAGAGGCGGAAACCCGCCGCGAGGAGAAGTTCCCGTATTCCGGCGAAAAGCTCTCGCTAAACTTTCAGGATATTGAAGTTCGTTCGGTGCTTCAGCTGATTGCCGATTTTACCGGCTTGAACCTGGTGGCCAGTGACACCGTTGGTGGCAGCATTACTCTGCGCTTGCAGAACGTGCCTTGGGATCAGGCGCTGGATCTGATTTTGAAAACCAAAGGCCTGGACAAGCGCCAGATCGGCAACGTGTTACTGGTAGCGCCGGCTGACGAAATTGCGGCTCGTGAACGGCTGGAACTGGAAACCAGTAAGCAAATCGCTGAGCTGGCTCCGGTGCGCCTTGACATCATTCAGGTCAATTACGCCAAAGCGGCGGAAGTGGTAGCGCTGGTGCAGGCTGACCAAGAGCTTATTTCCAGCCGCGGTTTCATTTCCTCAGACGCCCGAACCAACACCATCAGTGTGCGTGAAACCATTGAGAAACTCGATGAGATCCGTCGCCTGGTGTCCACTTGGGATGTGCCCGGGCGTCAGGTTTCCATCGAAGCCAGGATTGTACGTGCGCAGACCAGCGTGGCCGAGAGCCTGGGCGTTCGCTGGGGCGGTGCTTCTTATGGTAATAATGGCAACAACGAAACGATTGTTGGTGGTTCTCTGGAAACGGTCGGCGGTGTAATGAGCGCCGACGGTGCGAATTCAACTTCGGTTACCTTCCCTGGCGCTTTGGCGGTAGATCTTGGCGTATCTGGCGATAGTGCCTCATCGTTTGCGGTTGGTTTCAGTGGCGGCGACTTTCTGGTAGACCTTGAGCTGTCGGCTTTGGAAAGCGATGGCAAAGCAGAAATTGTGTCTCAGCCACGAGTTGTAACCGCGGATCGCCAGACCGCGTCTATCAAATCGGGTACGGAAATTCCGTATCAGGAAGCCAGCAGCAGCGGCGCCACCACTACGTCGTTTAAAGAAGCGGTGTTGTCATTGGAGGTAACGCCGCAGATCACACCGGATGACAAAATCATCATGGACCTTGAGGTGAATCAAGACTCCCGTGGCGAAGACACCCCCGACGGCCCGGCCATAAACACCAACTCGGTGACAACTCAGGTACTGGTCGCCAACGGTGAAACCATCGTTCTGGGCGGTATTTTCGAATCGACCAACACCGAAACTACTACCAAAACACCGTTCTTGGGCGACATTCCCTACCTGGGTAGGTTGTTCAAGCGCACCCAGAGCACTGAGCTGCGCAGTGAACTGCTGATTTTCATTACTCCGAAAATCATCAAAAACGACCTGGTTCGGTAA
- a CDS encoding SPOR domain-containing protein, which produces MVNDDNLNSQEVGGLFPRLQERFGLRADPSAMEAPFFAGAQRQSALESLRQMSGFGDMVVLVSAPSGLGKTRLLAELVRSESSRLEFHRLGGAALGSSQALMRDLSIVARSLDLEAGPKAALSQFFKWSEQRAGKGQRMVLLIDNAEQAPTEVLNLLQNGFLGANRSLAALPVFAGTEALPGMMELAQQASGNVHQITLAPLGRDELADYLRPRVKLAGGNAGELLSPDRLKQIYTRSLGNFSAIQRITPSVWLDMAGRAAPAQHRTRMPWRTLGWPLLALILLAASWWFVSRQYDTVKSEEDASAQAQTPERVRKSITIGPEAAPEQGTAAQAGPSTGSAAPEPVVAMDDSEPEPATVAEPEPEPEPEPEPEPVPEPEPEPVPVPEPEPVPEPEPVPEPEPVPATVVKVQPVPVPSPRTAAEAVPAQAAFTPAMPDRFVPLAERRSSGGWTIQLVAGNLEQTALNALRRYPQVDAMVYTRGERNGKQWFMVFQGNYATKDAAQQAAQTLPSGLVSGAPWVRENRSL; this is translated from the coding sequence ATGGTCAACGACGACAATCTGAACAGCCAGGAAGTCGGGGGGCTTTTCCCTCGCCTGCAGGAGCGCTTTGGTCTGCGGGCAGACCCTTCCGCGATGGAAGCTCCGTTTTTTGCCGGCGCGCAGCGCCAATCTGCCCTTGAATCCTTGCGTCAGATGAGTGGTTTCGGCGACATGGTCGTTTTGGTTAGCGCCCCATCCGGGCTGGGTAAAACCCGGCTGCTGGCAGAACTGGTGCGCAGTGAATCGTCGCGGCTGGAGTTTCATCGCTTGGGCGGTGCAGCCTTGGGTAGCTCTCAGGCACTGATGCGAGATTTGTCCATAGTGGCCCGCAGTCTGGATTTAGAGGCCGGCCCCAAGGCTGCCCTATCGCAGTTTTTTAAATGGTCTGAGCAGCGTGCCGGCAAAGGCCAGCGCATGGTTCTGCTGATCGATAACGCCGAACAGGCGCCGACAGAAGTGTTGAATCTTTTGCAGAACGGTTTTTTGGGCGCCAACCGCAGTCTGGCAGCCTTGCCGGTGTTCGCCGGCACGGAAGCGCTGCCTGGCATGATGGAGCTGGCGCAACAGGCTTCGGGAAACGTGCACCAGATTACACTGGCGCCCTTAGGCCGGGACGAACTGGCGGACTACCTGCGGCCCAGGGTCAAGCTTGCTGGCGGGAATGCCGGTGAGTTGTTAAGCCCGGATCGCTTAAAACAGATTTATACTCGCAGCCTTGGTAATTTTTCCGCGATTCAGCGTATAACACCCAGTGTGTGGCTGGATATGGCGGGGCGGGCTGCTCCTGCGCAGCATCGTACCAGGATGCCCTGGCGCACTTTGGGGTGGCCGTTACTGGCGTTGATTTTGCTCGCCGCTTCTTGGTGGTTTGTTTCCCGCCAGTACGACACAGTGAAGAGCGAAGAAGACGCCAGCGCCCAGGCGCAAACCCCGGAGCGCGTGCGCAAGAGCATAACCATCGGCCCGGAGGCAGCACCAGAGCAAGGCACGGCAGCGCAGGCAGGGCCGTCAACGGGATCGGCCGCACCAGAGCCGGTCGTTGCCATGGATGATTCAGAGCCCGAACCTGCAACGGTAGCCGAGCCCGAGCCCGAGCCAGAGCCAGAGCCAGAGCCAGAGCCTGTGCCAGAGCCAGAGCCAGAGCCTGTGCCTGTGCCAGAGCCAGAGCCTGTGCCAGAGCCAGAGCCTGTGCCAGAGCCAGAGCCTGTGCCGGCAACGGTAGTTAAAGTTCAGCCTGTGCCTGTACCTTCGCCGCGAACCGCAGCGGAGGCAGTGCCTGCCCAAGCTGCGTTCACGCCGGCCATGCCGGATCGCTTCGTGCCCTTGGCGGAGCGCCGCAGCAGTGGTGGCTGGACCATTCAGCTGGTTGCCGGCAACCTTGAGCAAACCGCATTGAATGCTCTGCGTCGTTATCCGCAGGTCGATGCAATGGTGTATACCCGCGGTGAGCGCAACGGCAAACAGTGGTTTATGGTGTTTCAGGGCAATTATGCTACTAAGGATGCCGCGCAGCAGGCGGCGCAAACGTTGCCCTCTGGTCTGGTTTCAGGTGCGCCTTGGGTGCGTGAGAACCGGAGTTTGTAG
- the aroB gene encoding 3-dehydroquinate synthase, whose amino-acid sequence MPELLRELEVDLGERSYPILIGRQLLGQYDLTPYVGGSQVMIVSNDTVAPLYLEQAKACFSGKQVDSVILPDGEKHKDWQTLNLIFDALLQHRHNRTTTLVALGGGVVGDMTGFAAASYQRGVAFIQIPTTLLSQVDSSVGGKTGINHPLGKNMIGAFHQPQAVLIDTDTLVTLPDREVCAGMAEVIKYGLIRDLPLLHWLDKNLGSLLKKDPLHVAEAIYRSCVCKAEVVAIDEREGGLRAILNLGHTFGHAIETFAGYGNWLHGEAVGTGMLMAADLSAREGFISAAECQQICSLISRAGLPPLAPAAMRPDDFIELMAVDKKNIDGQLRLVLLQAVGEAVVTAKTARKNLEATLNAFCQL is encoded by the coding sequence ATGCCTGAATTACTCCGTGAACTTGAGGTAGATCTGGGTGAGCGCAGCTATCCGATACTGATTGGCCGGCAACTGTTGGGCCAATACGATTTAACGCCTTATGTTGGCGGATCTCAGGTGATGATTGTGTCCAACGACACCGTGGCCCCGCTTTATCTGGAGCAGGCAAAAGCCTGTTTTTCAGGCAAGCAGGTAGACTCGGTGATTTTGCCAGACGGCGAAAAACACAAAGACTGGCAAACCCTGAACCTGATTTTTGATGCTCTGCTGCAGCACAGGCACAATCGCACAACCACCCTGGTAGCCCTGGGCGGAGGCGTAGTGGGGGACATGACCGGGTTTGCGGCGGCAAGCTACCAGCGCGGCGTAGCGTTCATCCAGATTCCAACAACTCTGCTGTCGCAGGTGGATTCCTCTGTTGGCGGCAAAACCGGCATCAATCATCCCCTGGGTAAAAACATGATAGGGGCTTTTCATCAGCCCCAGGCCGTGCTGATTGATACCGATACCCTGGTGACGCTGCCAGACCGGGAAGTGTGTGCCGGGATGGCGGAAGTCATCAAATACGGTCTGATTCGTGATCTGCCTTTGCTGCACTGGCTGGATAAGAATCTTGGGTCTTTGCTCAAAAAAGATCCGCTGCACGTGGCAGAGGCCATTTACCGTTCTTGCGTCTGCAAGGCGGAAGTGGTGGCCATTGATGAACGCGAAGGCGGTCTAAGGGCAATACTCAATCTTGGCCACACCTTCGGCCACGCTATCGAGACGTTCGCCGGCTATGGCAACTGGTTACACGGGGAAGCCGTTGGCACCGGCATGTTGATGGCCGCGGATCTGTCCGCCCGCGAAGGTTTTATCAGTGCCGCCGAATGTCAGCAGATTTGCAGCCTGATCAGCCGTGCCGGATTGCCGCCGTTGGCGCCTGCAGCTATGCGCCCGGACGACTTCATAGAGCTGATGGCGGTGGATAAAAAGAATATAGACGGGCAGCTCAGGCTGGTTCTGCTGCAAGCGGTGGGCGAAGCGGTTGTGACCGCCAAAACTGCGCGCAAAAACCTTGAAGCAACCCTGAACGCTTTTTGCCAGCTTTGA